In the genome of Neofelis nebulosa isolate mNeoNeb1 chromosome 6, mNeoNeb1.pri, whole genome shotgun sequence, one region contains:
- the RSPH9 gene encoding radial spoke head protein 9 homolog isoform X3 codes for MGASVRPSFSEGLGGEQGWPEALRGRGPQAVSGIFTALRRAGLWSPWRQLLLATWQALSRALGTMDAESLLLSLELASGSGQGLSPDRRASLLTSLMLVKRDYRYDRVLFWGRILGLVADYYIAQGLSEDQLAPRKTLYSLNCMEWSLLPPATEEMMAQTSVVKGRFMGDPSHEYEHTELQKIKEGGKVFEEEVVVQIKEETRLVSIIDQIDKAVAIIPRGALFKTPFGPVHVNRTFEGLSLSEAKKLSSYFHFREPVQLKNKTLLEKADLDPSLDFMDSLEHDIPKGSWSIQMERGNALVVLRSLLWPGLTFFHAPRTKNCGYIYVGTG; via the exons ATGGGAGCTAGTGTGCGACCCAGCTTTTCTGAAGGgctgggtggggagcagggctggcCTGAGGCTCTAAGAGGGCGGGGCCCACAGGCGGTGAGTGGAATCTTTACTGCCCTACGGAGGGCAGGGCTTTGGTCTCCATGGAGACAGCTTCTCCTAGCAACCTGGCAGGCGTTGAGCCGAGCCTTGGGCACGATGGACGCAGAGAGCCTCCTGCTGTCCCTGGAGCTGGCGTCCGGCAGTGGGCAGGGCCTCAGCCCGGACCGTCGGGCCTCTCTACTTACCTCTCTAATGCTGGTGAAACGCGACTACCGCTATGATCGGGTCCTCTTTTGGGGCCGCATCCTCGGCCTTGTCGCCGATTATTACATCGCGCAGGGCCTGAGTGAGGACCAGCTCGCACCACGCAAGACCCTCTACAG CCTGAACTGCATGGAGTGGAGCCTCTTGCCCCCTGCCACGGAGGAGATGATGGCACAGACGTCTGTGGTGAAGGGCCGCTTCATGGGGGACCCCTCACATGAGTATGAACACACTGAGCTGCAGAAGATAAAGGAGGGCGGAAAGGTCTTTGAAGAGGAAGTGGTG GTCCAGATCAAGGAAGAGACCCGCTTGGTGTCTATCATTGACCAGATTGACAAGGCTGTGGCTATCATCCCCCGAGGAGCCCTTTTTAAGACCCCTTTTGGACCTGTCCATGTCAATCGGACTTTTGAAG GACTCTCTTTGTCTGAAGCCAAGAAGCTCAGTTCCTACTTCCACTTCAGGGAGCCTGTTCAGCTGAAGAACAAGACCTTGCTTGAGAAGGCTGACCTGGATCCCTCCCTGGACTTCATGGACTCCTTAGAGCATGACATCCCCAAAG GGTCCTGGAGCATCCAGATGGAGAGGGGCAACGCACTGGTGGTGCTGCGCAGCCTGCTCTGGCCAGGCCTCACCTTCTTCCATGCTCCCCGCACCAAGAACTGTGGCTACATCTACGTGGGTACCG GGTGA
- the RSPH9 gene encoding radial spoke head protein 9 homolog isoform X4 gives MGASVRPSFSEGLGGEQGWPEALRGRGPQAVSGIFTALRRAGLWSPWRQLLLATWQALSRALGTMDAESLLLSLELASGSGQGLSPDRRASLLTSLMLVKRDYRYDRVLFWGRILGLVADYYIAQGLSEDQLAPRKTLYSLNCMEWSLLPPATEEMMAQTSVVKGRFMGDPSHEYEHTELQKIKEGGKVFEEEVVVQIKEETRLVSIIDQIDKAVAIIPRGALFKTPFGPVHVNRTFEGLSLSEAKKLSSYFHFREPVQLKNKTLLEKADLDPSLDFMDSLEHDIPKERKSLGASSDFHYWS, from the exons ATGGGAGCTAGTGTGCGACCCAGCTTTTCTGAAGGgctgggtggggagcagggctggcCTGAGGCTCTAAGAGGGCGGGGCCCACAGGCGGTGAGTGGAATCTTTACTGCCCTACGGAGGGCAGGGCTTTGGTCTCCATGGAGACAGCTTCTCCTAGCAACCTGGCAGGCGTTGAGCCGAGCCTTGGGCACGATGGACGCAGAGAGCCTCCTGCTGTCCCTGGAGCTGGCGTCCGGCAGTGGGCAGGGCCTCAGCCCGGACCGTCGGGCCTCTCTACTTACCTCTCTAATGCTGGTGAAACGCGACTACCGCTATGATCGGGTCCTCTTTTGGGGCCGCATCCTCGGCCTTGTCGCCGATTATTACATCGCGCAGGGCCTGAGTGAGGACCAGCTCGCACCACGCAAGACCCTCTACAG CCTGAACTGCATGGAGTGGAGCCTCTTGCCCCCTGCCACGGAGGAGATGATGGCACAGACGTCTGTGGTGAAGGGCCGCTTCATGGGGGACCCCTCACATGAGTATGAACACACTGAGCTGCAGAAGATAAAGGAGGGCGGAAAGGTCTTTGAAGAGGAAGTGGTG GTCCAGATCAAGGAAGAGACCCGCTTGGTGTCTATCATTGACCAGATTGACAAGGCTGTGGCTATCATCCCCCGAGGAGCCCTTTTTAAGACCCCTTTTGGACCTGTCCATGTCAATCGGACTTTTGAAG GACTCTCTTTGTCTGAAGCCAAGAAGCTCAGTTCCTACTTCCACTTCAGGGAGCCTGTTCAGCTGAAGAACAAGACCTTGCTTGAGAAGGCTGACCTGGATCCCTCCCTGGACTTCATGGACTCCTTAGAGCATGACATCCCCAAAG AAAGGAAGTCCCTCGGTGCCTCTTCTGATTTCCATTATTGGTCTTGA
- the MRPS18A gene encoding large ribosomal subunit protein mL66 isoform X3 gives MAAFNVLVYACGRLLRGLLAAPVATCWARPPARGFREVVEIQEGKTTIIEGRMTGTPKESPNPPNPTGQCPICRWNLKHKYGYEDVLLLSQFIRPCGGMLPRRITGLCQEEHRKIEECVKMAHRAAPKSCKGSYKTTPHVLLLPPRSVPKSQASAS, from the exons ATGGCGGCTTTCAATGTGCTGGTGTATGCTTGTGGACGGCTGCTCCGAGGGCTCCTGGCTGCTCCAGTCGCGACCTGCTGGGCTCGGCCTCCAGCTCGCGGGTTCAGGGAAG TGGTGGAGATCCAAGAAGGGAAGACAACTATA ATTGAAGGCCGGATGACAGGGACTCCCAAGGAAAGTCCAAACCCCCCTAACCCCACTGGCCAGTGCCCCATCTGCCGGTGGAACCTGAAACACAAGTATGGCTATGAG GATGTTCTGCTGCTCAGTCAGTTCATCCGGCCTTGCGGGGGCATGCTGCCTCGAAGGATCACAGGCTTGTGCCAGGAAGAGCACCGCAAGATTGAGGAGTGTGTGAAGATGGCACACCGGGCAG CACCCAAGAGCTGCAAAGGGAGCTACAAGACCACCCCACATGTGCTCTTGCTTCCACCCAGGTCTGTTCCCAAATCACAGGCCTCGGCTTCCTGA
- the RSPH9 gene encoding radial spoke head protein 9 homolog isoform X1, which yields MGASVRPSFSEGLGGEQGWPEALRGRGPQAVSGIFTALRRAGLWSPWRQLLLATWQALSRALGTMDAESLLLSLELASGSGQGLSPDRRASLLTSLMLVKRDYRYDRVLFWGRILGLVADYYIAQGLSEDQLAPRKTLYSLNCMEWSLLPPATEEMMAQTSVVKGRFMGDPSHEYEHTELQKIKEGGKVFEEEVVVQIKEETRLVSIIDQIDKAVAIIPRGALFKTPFGPVHVNRTFEGLSLSEAKKLSSYFHFREPVQLKNKTLLEKADLDPSLDFMDSLEHDIPKGSWSIQMERGNALVVLRSLLWPGLTFFHAPRTKNCGYIYVGTALQGEELKAVNTGLGNHLGLSQGISDSTFSNWLEMGSRPWHFPGSEHT from the exons ATGGGAGCTAGTGTGCGACCCAGCTTTTCTGAAGGgctgggtggggagcagggctggcCTGAGGCTCTAAGAGGGCGGGGCCCACAGGCGGTGAGTGGAATCTTTACTGCCCTACGGAGGGCAGGGCTTTGGTCTCCATGGAGACAGCTTCTCCTAGCAACCTGGCAGGCGTTGAGCCGAGCCTTGGGCACGATGGACGCAGAGAGCCTCCTGCTGTCCCTGGAGCTGGCGTCCGGCAGTGGGCAGGGCCTCAGCCCGGACCGTCGGGCCTCTCTACTTACCTCTCTAATGCTGGTGAAACGCGACTACCGCTATGATCGGGTCCTCTTTTGGGGCCGCATCCTCGGCCTTGTCGCCGATTATTACATCGCGCAGGGCCTGAGTGAGGACCAGCTCGCACCACGCAAGACCCTCTACAG CCTGAACTGCATGGAGTGGAGCCTCTTGCCCCCTGCCACGGAGGAGATGATGGCACAGACGTCTGTGGTGAAGGGCCGCTTCATGGGGGACCCCTCACATGAGTATGAACACACTGAGCTGCAGAAGATAAAGGAGGGCGGAAAGGTCTTTGAAGAGGAAGTGGTG GTCCAGATCAAGGAAGAGACCCGCTTGGTGTCTATCATTGACCAGATTGACAAGGCTGTGGCTATCATCCCCCGAGGAGCCCTTTTTAAGACCCCTTTTGGACCTGTCCATGTCAATCGGACTTTTGAAG GACTCTCTTTGTCTGAAGCCAAGAAGCTCAGTTCCTACTTCCACTTCAGGGAGCCTGTTCAGCTGAAGAACAAGACCTTGCTTGAGAAGGCTGACCTGGATCCCTCCCTGGACTTCATGGACTCCTTAGAGCATGACATCCCCAAAG GGTCCTGGAGCATCCAGATGGAGAGGGGCAACGCACTGGTGGTGCTGCGCAGCCTGCTCTGGCCAGGCCTCACCTTCTTCCATGCTCCCCGCACCAAGAACTGTGGCTACATCTACGTGGGTACCG CCCTGCAGGGTGAAGAGCTGAAGGCAGTCAACACAGGGCTAGGGAACCATCTTGGCCTATCACAAGGGATTAGTGACTCGACGTTCAGTAACTGGCTAGAAATGGGCTCAAGGCCCTGGCACTTCCCAGGCAGTGAGCACACATAA
- the RSPH9 gene encoding radial spoke head protein 9 homolog isoform X2 has translation MGASVRPSFSEGLGGEQGWPEALRGRGPQAVSGIFTALRRAGLWSPWRQLLLATWQALSRALGTMDAESLLLSLELASGSGQGLSPDRRASLLTSLMLVKRDYRYDRVLFWGRILGLVADYYIAQGLSEDQLAPRKTLYSLNCMEWSLLPPATEEMMAQTSVVKGRFMGDPSHEYEHTELQKIKEGGKVFEEEVVVQIKEETRLVSIIDQIDKAVAIIPRGALFKTPFGPVHVNRTFEGLSLSEAKKLSSYFHFREPVQLKNKTLLEKADLDPSLDFMDSLEHDIPKGSWSIQMERGNALVVLRSLLWPGLTFFHAPRTKNCGYIYVGTGEKNIDLPFML, from the exons ATGGGAGCTAGTGTGCGACCCAGCTTTTCTGAAGGgctgggtggggagcagggctggcCTGAGGCTCTAAGAGGGCGGGGCCCACAGGCGGTGAGTGGAATCTTTACTGCCCTACGGAGGGCAGGGCTTTGGTCTCCATGGAGACAGCTTCTCCTAGCAACCTGGCAGGCGTTGAGCCGAGCCTTGGGCACGATGGACGCAGAGAGCCTCCTGCTGTCCCTGGAGCTGGCGTCCGGCAGTGGGCAGGGCCTCAGCCCGGACCGTCGGGCCTCTCTACTTACCTCTCTAATGCTGGTGAAACGCGACTACCGCTATGATCGGGTCCTCTTTTGGGGCCGCATCCTCGGCCTTGTCGCCGATTATTACATCGCGCAGGGCCTGAGTGAGGACCAGCTCGCACCACGCAAGACCCTCTACAG CCTGAACTGCATGGAGTGGAGCCTCTTGCCCCCTGCCACGGAGGAGATGATGGCACAGACGTCTGTGGTGAAGGGCCGCTTCATGGGGGACCCCTCACATGAGTATGAACACACTGAGCTGCAGAAGATAAAGGAGGGCGGAAAGGTCTTTGAAGAGGAAGTGGTG GTCCAGATCAAGGAAGAGACCCGCTTGGTGTCTATCATTGACCAGATTGACAAGGCTGTGGCTATCATCCCCCGAGGAGCCCTTTTTAAGACCCCTTTTGGACCTGTCCATGTCAATCGGACTTTTGAAG GACTCTCTTTGTCTGAAGCCAAGAAGCTCAGTTCCTACTTCCACTTCAGGGAGCCTGTTCAGCTGAAGAACAAGACCTTGCTTGAGAAGGCTGACCTGGATCCCTCCCTGGACTTCATGGACTCCTTAGAGCATGACATCCCCAAAG GGTCCTGGAGCATCCAGATGGAGAGGGGCAACGCACTGGTGGTGCTGCGCAGCCTGCTCTGGCCAGGCCTCACCTTCTTCCATGCTCCCCGCACCAAGAACTGTGGCTACATCTACGTGGGTACCGGTGAGAAGAACATAGACCTCCCCTTCATGCTctag
- the MRPS18A gene encoding large ribosomal subunit protein mL66 isoform X2 has product MAAFNVLVYACGRLLRGLLAAPVATCWARPPARGFREVVEIQEGKTTIIEGRMTGTPKESPNPPNPTGQCPICRWNLKHKYGYEPFPGNGFGCVYPAEEIQSPPSGLTVQGKPEDPFTSAHRGLKKMWHSTSQPWSPPTRLICCLALAREEHRLEGWSVCILAPWHVGFGVEMVPIFPVSLLCGNL; this is encoded by the exons ATGGCGGCTTTCAATGTGCTGGTGTATGCTTGTGGACGGCTGCTCCGAGGGCTCCTGGCTGCTCCAGTCGCGACCTGCTGGGCTCGGCCTCCAGCTCGCGGGTTCAGGGAAG TGGTGGAGATCCAAGAAGGGAAGACAACTATA ATTGAAGGCCGGATGACAGGGACTCCCAAGGAAAGTCCAAACCCCCCTAACCCCACTGGCCAGTGCCCCATCTGCCGGTGGAACCTGAAACACAAGTATGGCTATGAG CCGTTTCCAGGAAATGGATTTGGCTGTGTTTATCCAGCAGAAGAAATCCAATCCCCTCCGAG CGGTCTCACGGTCCAAGGGAAGCCTGAGGATCCATTCACATCTGCTCACAGGGGGCTTAAGAAGATGTGGCATTCAACTTCCCAACCCTGGTCCCCTCCCACTCGGCTCATATGCTGCCTCGCACTTGCAAGGGAAGAGCATAGGTTGGAGGGGTGGTCTGTGTGTATTCTGGCCCCATGGCATGTAGGCTTTGGGGTAGAAATGGTACCCATTTTCCCAGTTTCCCTCTTGTGTGGAAATCTGTGA
- the MRPS18A gene encoding large ribosomal subunit protein mL66 isoform X1, protein MAAFNVLVYACGRLLRGLLAAPVATCWARPPARGFREVVEIQEGKTTIIEGRMTGTPKESPNPPNPTGQCPICRWNLKHKYGYEDVLLLSQFIRPCGGMLPRRITGLCQEEHRKIEECVKMAHRAGLFPNHRPRLPEGFVPKSKPQLNRYLTRWSPRSVKPIYNKGRRWNKVRMAVGSPLLKDNISYSRKPLVLYH, encoded by the exons ATGGCGGCTTTCAATGTGCTGGTGTATGCTTGTGGACGGCTGCTCCGAGGGCTCCTGGCTGCTCCAGTCGCGACCTGCTGGGCTCGGCCTCCAGCTCGCGGGTTCAGGGAAG TGGTGGAGATCCAAGAAGGGAAGACAACTATA ATTGAAGGCCGGATGACAGGGACTCCCAAGGAAAGTCCAAACCCCCCTAACCCCACTGGCCAGTGCCCCATCTGCCGGTGGAACCTGAAACACAAGTATGGCTATGAG GATGTTCTGCTGCTCAGTCAGTTCATCCGGCCTTGCGGGGGCATGCTGCCTCGAAGGATCACAGGCTTGTGCCAGGAAGAGCACCGCAAGATTGAGGAGTGTGTGAAGATGGCACACCGGGCAG GTCTGTTCCCAAATCACAGGCCTCGGCTTCCTGAAGGATTTGTTCCGAAGAGCAAACCCCAGCTCAATCG GTACCTGACCCGCTGGTCCCCCCGCTCCGTCAAGCCCATCTATAATAAAGGCCGCCGCTGGAACAAAGTGCGCATGGCTGTGGGGTCACCCCTCCTGAAAGACAACATCTCCTACTCAAGAAAGCCTTTGGTGCTGTATCACTGA